In one Parageobacillus genomosp. 1 genomic region, the following are encoded:
- a CDS encoding DUF6230 family protein: protein MMENALNVNKKRLGIIGGAGMLGLIALLLVLFMSGTVFAAFPLSGVGGFVISADKITGTNFKLYPSLGETENKPVWAQAAIDLESATINGLVLSKNINTESALGSYNIKSVDVIVTGGDVVGQNLKLRVSGIESDNTLFKNLQVKEYYTDNPLNVIDLQAPNLTLDHPKLNTHFLSAGDISIPSMKLKIVANMKDGSKLGDF from the coding sequence ATGATGGAAAACGCATTAAATGTGAACAAGAAGCGCCTTGGGATCATTGGCGGAGCAGGAATGTTAGGGCTGATTGCGTTACTTTTGGTTCTGTTCATGTCGGGCACGGTCTTTGCCGCTTTCCCACTGTCTGGAGTAGGCGGTTTTGTCATCAGTGCCGACAAAATTACAGGAACAAATTTCAAATTATATCCATCACTTGGCGAAACAGAAAATAAACCGGTATGGGCACAAGCAGCGATTGACTTAGAATCAGCCACTATTAACGGGTTGGTGCTCTCAAAAAATATTAACACGGAGAGTGCCCTCGGAAGTTATAACATCAAAAGTGTGGATGTCATCGTGACAGGCGGGGACGTTGTTGGCCAAAATTTGAAGTTAAGAGTATCCGGCATTGAATCTGACAATACATTATTTAAAAATTTGCAAGTGAAAGAATATTATACAGATAATCCGCTCAATGTCATTGACTTGCAAGCGCCAAATTTAACTCTTGATCATCCTAAATTAAATACGCATTTCTTATCTGCGGGGGACATTTCTATTCCTAGCATGAAACTAAAAATCGTTGCGAATATGAAGGACGGCAGCAAACTCGGGGATTTCTAA
- a CDS encoding R2-like ligand-binding oxidase — translation MVYRESFQTVKGTIQWDHPMYKLYEKAKKQGKWNPADIDFSQDQEDFQRLSDGEKIASLPLVAGFSAGEEAVTLDILPMINAMARQGRLEDTMFLTTFLHDEAKHVEMFSRWQQAVGVGDMDLSVFHNDSYKRIFYEALPESMNRLNTDDSPEAVIRAATVYNMIVEGTLAESGYYAFRQIFKKAGLFPGILQGIDYLNMDEGRHIQFGIYTIQRLVAGNDALYKVFIDYMDELWKHAFGYVEYLVSLGEQQKKLLASKRMLEVDYDMLKNYAVKQFHIRKKQIDRAKKYDSVDELEKAMTEVES, via the coding sequence ATGGTTTACCGCGAAAGTTTTCAAACGGTGAAAGGAACGATTCAATGGGATCATCCAATGTATAAATTGTATGAAAAGGCGAAAAAACAAGGAAAGTGGAATCCGGCTGATATTGACTTCAGCCAAGACCAAGAAGATTTTCAACGTTTAAGTGATGGAGAAAAAATCGCTTCATTGCCGCTTGTCGCCGGTTTTTCAGCTGGCGAAGAAGCGGTGACGCTAGATATTTTGCCGATGATTAACGCGATGGCACGCCAAGGCCGTTTAGAAGACACGATGTTTTTGACTACCTTTTTGCATGACGAAGCGAAACATGTGGAAATGTTTTCCCGCTGGCAGCAAGCGGTTGGCGTCGGTGATATGGACCTTTCGGTTTTCCATAATGACAGTTACAAACGGATTTTTTACGAAGCGCTGCCGGAGTCAATGAACCGATTGAATACAGATGATTCTCCAGAAGCGGTCATTCGGGCGGCCACCGTGTATAACATGATTGTCGAAGGGACCCTTGCGGAATCAGGGTACTATGCGTTCCGGCAAATTTTTAAAAAAGCGGGATTGTTTCCAGGGATTTTGCAAGGGATTGATTACTTGAATATGGATGAAGGGCGCCATATCCAATTTGGCATTTACACGATTCAGCGGCTTGTCGCCGGCAACGATGCCCTTTATAAGGTGTTCATTGATTATATGGATGAACTGTGGAAACATGCCTTCGGCTATGTCGAATATTTAGTGTCATTAGGAGAACAACAAAAAAAGCTGTTAGCGTCGAAACGGATGCTAGAAGTGGACTACGACATGTTAAAGAACTATGCGGTGAAACAGTTCCATATCCGGAAAAAACAAATCGACCGGGCGAAGAAATATGACAGTGTTGATGAGCTTGAAAAAGCGATGACAGAGGTAGAGAGCTAG
- a CDS encoding aldehyde dehydrogenase family protein: MISMETTEAGLFLNGEWRPAATDETFDVIDPATGKVTARVANAGERDVDEAVKSAEAAFHDRRWLSMPPLERGRILRNVADLIRKHHMELAHIMTRENGMPLNMALFVEIPMAADCFDFFASLVIQPQGDVLPFSLNGAPPNYMAWTMKEPIGVAGLITPWNFPLLMPTWKVAPALAAGCTMILKPAPETPLTALKLAELCQKAGVPEGVLNVLPGKDEAGKAIVKHPRIPKIAFTGETATGRHILQAAAPYIKRVSLELGGKSPNIIFDDADIEDAAKSALFGVFYNSGQVCQAGSRILVHHSVYDSFVEKLVEKAKKLKVGPGTDMRNDLGPVISKTQHEKILQYIEIGQEEGATLLTGGRVPEGLTDGYFIEPTVFADVTPTMRIACEEIFGPVVSVIPFKDDDEAVQIANETIYGLAAAVWTRDIKRGLNMARRIKSGTLWINTYQVLSPTLPFGGYKQSGIGRELGVQALDSYLETKSVICDLNDRPMTFF; encoded by the coding sequence ATGATTTCGATGGAAACGACAGAAGCCGGGTTGTTTTTGAATGGAGAATGGAGGCCGGCCGCGACCGATGAAACGTTTGACGTCATCGATCCGGCGACAGGAAAAGTCACGGCGCGTGTCGCCAATGCGGGGGAGAGAGATGTCGATGAGGCGGTGAAAAGCGCTGAGGCGGCGTTTCATGACAGAAGGTGGCTGTCCATGCCTCCGCTTGAACGGGGAAGAATTTTACGGAACGTGGCTGACTTAATCCGTAAGCACCACATGGAGTTGGCGCACATAATGACACGCGAAAACGGAATGCCGCTGAATATGGCGTTGTTCGTGGAAATTCCGATGGCCGCCGATTGTTTCGACTTTTTTGCTTCACTTGTCATTCAACCCCAAGGAGACGTGTTGCCGTTTTCGTTAAACGGCGCACCGCCGAATTATATGGCATGGACGATGAAAGAACCGATTGGTGTTGCCGGGTTAATTACCCCATGGAATTTCCCGCTGCTTATGCCAACATGGAAGGTGGCACCAGCCCTTGCGGCAGGGTGTACGATGATTTTGAAGCCGGCGCCGGAAACCCCGTTAACGGCATTAAAACTGGCCGAGTTGTGTCAGAAAGCGGGCGTTCCCGAAGGGGTGCTGAACGTCCTCCCGGGGAAGGATGAGGCGGGAAAGGCGATCGTCAAACATCCGAGGATTCCGAAAATTGCCTTTACCGGAGAAACTGCGACCGGCCGGCATATTTTACAAGCAGCCGCTCCGTATATTAAGCGCGTATCTTTAGAACTTGGCGGCAAGTCACCGAACATTATATTCGACGATGCCGATATCGAAGATGCAGCGAAAAGTGCGTTGTTTGGAGTTTTTTATAATTCTGGGCAAGTGTGTCAGGCGGGAAGCCGCATTTTGGTTCATCATTCGGTCTATGATTCATTCGTTGAAAAGTTGGTAGAAAAAGCGAAAAAGTTAAAAGTCGGGCCTGGCACCGACATGCGAAACGACCTTGGTCCCGTCATCAGCAAAACTCAACATGAGAAAATCTTACAATATATTGAAATCGGCCAAGAAGAAGGGGCGACGTTATTAACAGGAGGTCGTGTGCCCGAAGGACTCACTGATGGTTATTTTATCGAACCGACGGTCTTTGCTGACGTTACTCCGACTATGCGGATTGCCTGTGAAGAAATTTTCGGCCCCGTTGTGAGCGTCATTCCGTTTAAAGACGATGATGAAGCCGTACAAATTGCCAATGAAACGATTTACGGCCTAGCGGCGGCAGTTTGGACACGGGATATTAAAAGGGGACTCAACATGGCGCGGCGGATCAAAAGTGGAACATTATGGATTAATACTTATCAAGTGCTTTCTCCGACCTTGCCATTTGGCGGCTATAAACAGAGCGGCATTGGCCGCGAGTTAGGCGTTCAGGCACTCGATAGTTATTTGGAAACGAAATCGGTCATTTGCGACTTGAACGATCGACCGATGACGTTTTTCTAA
- a CDS encoding Zn-dependent alcohol dehydrogenase, with translation MKAAVLHHYGEQLRIEHVELEPPRKGEVRVKMKAAGICHSDLHVVNAHLPLPVPIILGHEGAGVVDAVGEGVTSVKVGDHVVLNWVPSCGTCYYCQIGRPDMCEEAAKLTAMGTMPDGTTRFSLGGKPVYQFLSIGTFSEYTVVPERAAIPIRADVPFELAALVGCSVMTGVGAVIKTAKVEPGSTVAVIGAGGVGFNVIQGAALSGAKQIIAIDIVPEKLAMTKTFGATHTINASEEDVVSAVLDLTDGHGVDYAFEAIGRPETMAEAYNITRKTGTTVIVGIAAPNENVAVNAFSLPSQSKTLTGSWLGQGNPPVDYPKLLDLYAAGKLQLEPLVSQIYSLDQINEGFEALKTGKNIRGVIRFAE, from the coding sequence TTGAAAGCAGCTGTCCTACACCATTACGGTGAACAACTGCGAATTGAACATGTCGAACTTGAACCGCCCCGCAAAGGCGAAGTTCGGGTGAAAATGAAAGCGGCCGGCATTTGCCATAGCGATTTGCATGTTGTTAATGCCCATTTGCCATTGCCGGTGCCGATCATTCTCGGCCATGAAGGGGCCGGAGTGGTCGATGCGGTCGGTGAAGGAGTTACGAGCGTGAAAGTTGGCGATCACGTTGTGCTAAACTGGGTGCCATCGTGCGGGACGTGCTACTATTGTCAAATCGGGCGGCCCGACATGTGTGAGGAAGCGGCTAAATTAACAGCAATGGGAACGATGCCCGATGGCACGACGCGTTTTTCGCTTGGTGGGAAGCCGGTCTACCAATTCCTTTCCATAGGAACGTTCAGTGAGTATACGGTCGTTCCTGAACGAGCAGCGATCCCGATCCGAGCCGACGTTCCGTTTGAATTGGCGGCGCTTGTCGGCTGTAGCGTCATGACCGGTGTCGGCGCGGTCATCAAGACGGCGAAAGTGGAGCCAGGAAGCACGGTGGCGGTGATCGGTGCCGGCGGCGTTGGATTTAATGTCATTCAAGGAGCCGCCTTGTCGGGGGCTAAGCAAATTATTGCGATTGACATTGTGCCGGAAAAGTTAGCCATGACGAAAACGTTTGGGGCGACGCATACGATCAATGCCAGTGAAGAAGATGTTGTCAGCGCCGTACTAGATTTAACGGATGGCCATGGTGTGGATTATGCGTTTGAAGCAATCGGTCGGCCAGAGACGATGGCTGAAGCGTATAACATCACGAGAAAAACAGGAACAACGGTGATCGTCGGTATTGCCGCGCCAAACGAAAACGTTGCCGTCAATGCGTTTTCCTTGCCTTCTCAATCGAAAACATTGACCGGATCTTGGCTTGGGCAAGGGAATCCTCCGGTCGATTATCCAAAACTGCTCGATTTATATGCGGCAGGAAAATTACAACTAGAACCTTTAGTGAGCCAAATTTATTCATTGGATCAAATTAATGAAGGATTTGAAGCGTTGAAGACGGGAAAAAACATCCGCGGCGTCATTCGGTTTGCTGAATGA
- a CDS encoding ABC1 kinase family protein, with translation MNASVEKTYPECLSSLSAVGEAIEKEIAEITIGKRRRKIISVFAKNGLGMFIKDVMAKKLIGKRKLSQHESEYLRKIGKRLRLAFEELGPTFIKLGQVLVTRQDLLPEPITLELEKLLDKVPPIEFSKIQYIIEKELPDGVNTFEWIDEEPLGSASLAQVYKAKLKGGPTVALKVVRPTVEKMFQTDIIVIKKMASWLQKRLPPELQAALDFRELVQDYYSSAMDELDMMEEARKMREMKKKYGKKSEYVTVPEVYEATKNVLIMEYIDGWLIKDFPVDFFTFEERVKIMIDLVHHYVQTMLDGHYHADAHGSNIMINKHTKKAVIIDWGMTGRIDSIMAQILMRVIMHIQLNQAEDAAEVFMELMTPTIYTDVVKMKDELRTLVLNYVSAHQGSSRYNYGRLVLEAISIGIKNYCKVPNGLALWAKGFSATEGTARWICPEISYGQVVEAYEIPILKSILSKRFNFRANASLLAESSEMVATFPRRFNKVMEILADNKLRLNMQIQPDPVIRNILNQIANRLALALVTFAIIVASGFIISSIPNGTFLWMSKETIANVGLTASIILVIFLLWRLFRTRKHRSLF, from the coding sequence TTGAACGCTTCCGTCGAAAAGACATATCCAGAGTGTCTCTCGTCCTTATCGGCAGTCGGCGAAGCCATTGAGAAGGAAATTGCGGAGATTACAATAGGAAAGCGGCGTCGGAAAATCATCTCCGTCTTTGCCAAAAACGGCTTAGGTATGTTCATCAAAGATGTAATGGCCAAAAAACTGATCGGGAAACGAAAGCTCAGCCAACACGAAAGCGAATACTTGCGGAAAATCGGGAAACGATTGAGGTTAGCTTTTGAAGAGTTAGGACCGACGTTCATCAAGCTTGGCCAAGTGTTAGTGACCCGCCAAGATTTATTGCCCGAACCGATTACTCTTGAATTGGAGAAATTATTAGATAAAGTGCCGCCAATCGAGTTTTCCAAGATTCAATATATCATCGAGAAAGAACTTCCCGACGGGGTGAACACGTTTGAATGGATTGACGAAGAGCCTCTCGGTTCGGCTTCGCTCGCTCAAGTGTATAAGGCCAAATTGAAAGGCGGGCCAACGGTGGCGTTGAAAGTTGTGCGCCCTACTGTAGAGAAAATGTTTCAAACCGACATTATTGTCATTAAGAAGATGGCGTCGTGGCTGCAAAAACGTTTACCGCCCGAACTGCAAGCGGCGCTCGATTTCAGAGAATTGGTTCAAGACTATTACAGCAGTGCGATGGATGAGTTGGACATGATGGAAGAAGCCCGAAAAATGAGGGAGATGAAGAAAAAATACGGAAAAAAATCAGAATATGTTACCGTTCCTGAAGTGTACGAGGCGACGAAAAACGTTCTAATCATGGAATACATTGATGGCTGGCTTATTAAAGATTTCCCGGTTGACTTTTTCACCTTTGAAGAACGGGTAAAAATTATGATCGACCTTGTCCATCATTACGTTCAAACGATGCTAGACGGCCATTACCATGCCGATGCCCATGGATCGAACATCATGATCAATAAACATACGAAAAAAGCGGTCATCATTGACTGGGGGATGACCGGACGCATAGACAGCATTATGGCGCAAATTTTGATGCGGGTGATTATGCATATCCAGTTAAACCAAGCTGAAGACGCCGCTGAAGTGTTTATGGAGCTCATGACCCCGACGATTTATACCGATGTCGTCAAAATGAAAGACGAATTAAGGACACTTGTTTTGAATTACGTCTCCGCCCACCAAGGAAGCTCTCGCTATAATTATGGCCGTCTCGTACTCGAAGCGATATCCATCGGGATCAAAAACTATTGCAAAGTTCCGAACGGTTTGGCGCTATGGGCAAAAGGGTTTTCCGCAACAGAAGGAACAGCGCGCTGGATTTGCCCGGAAATCTCTTACGGCCAAGTCGTCGAGGCTTATGAAATTCCCATTTTGAAAAGTATACTTAGCAAGCGATTTAATTTTCGAGCCAACGCTAGTTTGTTAGCTGAGTCGTCTGAAATGGTGGCGACATTCCCACGCCGCTTCAATAAAGTGATGGAAATTTTGGCGGATAATAAATTGCGGCTCAATATGCAGATCCAACCTGATCCGGTGATCCGCAATATATTAAACCAAATAGCGAATCGGTTGGCATTGGCGCTTGTCACATTTGCCATTATTGTTGCAAGCGGTTTCATTATCTCAAGCATTCCGAACGGGACATTTCTATGGATGAGTAAGGAAACGATTGCCAACGTCGGATTGACCGCCTCAATCATTCTCGTCATCTTCCTGCTTTGGCGTTTGTTCCGCACGAGAAAACATCGATCGCTGTTTTAA
- a CDS encoding thiolase family protein: MPEVVIVDAVRTAIGRRKGSLSNMHPVDLLVPVLQALVQRNGIEAGSVEDVVVGCVTMTGEQGGNIGRQAVLAAGFPVEVPSFSLNRMCGSSQQAIHTASQAILAGDIDIAIACGVESMTRVPMGSDMGRFSKNLTSKYNIVPQGISAEMIAKKWNLSREELDEFSLQSHQKAAEATDKGWFQREIIPIEVKGEDGPFIFDKDEGIRRDTSMEKLAGLTPSFQPNSGVVTAGNSSQVSDGAAGLLLMSEEKAKALGLKPRARIVARAVVGEDPVMMLTGIIPATRKVLHKAGLTLEQMDVIEVNEAFASVVKAWERELEPDMRKVNPRGGAIALGHPLGASGARIQTTLLHQLEDMDGKYGLQVMCIGFGMATATIIERL, translated from the coding sequence ATGCCAGAAGTCGTGATCGTCGACGCTGTACGTACGGCCATCGGCCGCCGCAAAGGCTCCTTATCGAACATGCATCCGGTTGATTTGCTTGTTCCAGTCCTTCAGGCACTCGTACAACGAAACGGAATTGAAGCGGGTTCCGTGGAAGATGTTGTCGTCGGATGTGTCACGATGACGGGGGAGCAAGGCGGAAACATTGGGCGGCAAGCCGTACTTGCAGCCGGATTTCCAGTGGAAGTGCCATCTTTTTCGCTAAATCGCATGTGCGGCTCGAGCCAGCAAGCCATTCATACGGCGTCACAAGCCATTCTCGCTGGCGATATCGATATTGCGATCGCTTGCGGTGTGGAAAGCATGACAAGAGTACCGATGGGAAGCGATATGGGGAGATTTAGCAAAAACTTAACGAGTAAGTACAACATTGTCCCACAAGGGATATCCGCTGAAATGATCGCGAAAAAATGGAACCTCTCCCGCGAGGAATTAGATGAATTTTCGCTTCAAAGCCATCAAAAAGCGGCAGAGGCGACCGATAAAGGGTGGTTTCAACGGGAAATTATCCCGATCGAGGTGAAAGGGGAAGACGGACCGTTCATTTTTGATAAAGATGAAGGGATTCGCAGAGATACGTCAATGGAGAAATTAGCCGGACTGACACCGTCGTTCCAGCCGAACAGCGGTGTAGTGACAGCAGGAAATTCCAGCCAAGTAAGCGACGGAGCAGCGGGGCTTCTGCTCATGTCAGAAGAAAAAGCAAAAGCGCTCGGTCTTAAGCCGCGGGCGCGCATCGTCGCCCGGGCGGTGGTCGGCGAAGATCCAGTGATGATGTTAACGGGGATTATTCCCGCTACACGGAAAGTATTACACAAAGCGGGACTCACTTTGGAGCAAATGGACGTCATCGAAGTGAACGAAGCGTTCGCTTCCGTCGTCAAAGCGTGGGAACGTGAACTTGAGCCAGACATGAGAAAGGTCAATCCGCGGGGCGGAGCCATTGCGCTTGGGCACCCGCTTGGCGCGAGTGGGGCGCGCATTCAGACGACATTACTTCATCAATTGGAGGATATGGACGGGAAATACGGGCTGCAAGTGATGTGCATCGGTTTTGGCATGGCGACGGCAACAATCATTGAGAGATTGTAA